Within the Dialister hominis genome, the region AGGTGCATGGCCCATGTCTTTCGGGAAAAGGATACCCCATGAGGAATGACTTGTCAAGGTCAAAAAAGCAATTTGACAAATTGGGAGATGCATTATAAAATAAAGTCCTTGAATTCAAAAATATGCCATTTTCCAATTTATTATATACTACAGATAGTATATAATAAATGTATAAAGGAAAACCTAGGCGGAAGGAGGAGTCCTCATGAAGAAATTGGCAATTACAGCGGCAGCAGTGCTGGCAGCGGTATTCCTTGGGACAGGCACAGCGCATGCCCTTGTACCAGGCGTAGATATCATGGACACGGAAGTCGGCTATGGCTACAATGCAGCCAAAGACGGCATCCATAGTGCTCATATTGAAATCAAACCGATCTCGAAAGTAGTCGTGGGCGCGGAATACCGGCACTGGAACCATGCAGGCAATGAAACGGATGTGTATGCGAAGTACAAAATCGGCCACCTCTATATCGGCGCAGGCAACAGAAACTATTATGACAGAGATGCAAAGCTTTTCGGACTTGTTGAAGGACGCGCAAACGTCTTAGGACCAGTCGATGCTTATGCAGGCCTCAAAGTATCCAGCGAAGAACGCGAATACAAAGCAGGACTCCAGCTCGATCTCGTACCGACATCGTTTGATGTGGATGTCAACTACACCTACTATGACAGAGATGATGTCAAGAACGAAGGCGGCCTTGGCGTCGGCCTCAACTATCACTTCTAAGAGCCATAAAAAAAAGACTGCATGCAGCAGATTGCGTGCAGTCTTTTTTTATTTTTTTATATAGCGGAAATTATTCGGCAGTGATTTTGTCGATGTCCGGTCTTCTGTCGCGGAATACATTGATCTGTGAACGGACTTCCTGAATGACGTCCGTATCGATGCGGCCGAAAGCGATTTCCTCTTCATCTTCGAGGCGGCAGATTTCTTCGCCCCATGGATCGAGGAGGAGGGAATTTCCTGCATATTCCAGTCCGCCCGAGCGGCCGGCCTGATTGACAGCGGCGAGGTAGAACTGGTTTTCAATGGCTCTTGCCTGATTGAGGCGTACCCAGTGGGTGTTCCTGATCTTTGGCCATGCGGCGGGGACGAAGAAGAGGTCGACGCCCATCAGAGCTTCCCTTCTGATCAGTTCCGGG harbors:
- a CDS encoding transporter, encoding MKKLAITAAAVLAAVFLGTGTAHALVPGVDIMDTEVGYGYNAAKDGIHSAHIEIKPISKVVVGAEYRHWNHAGNETDVYAKYKIGHLYIGAGNRNYYDRDAKLFGLVEGRANVLGPVDAYAGLKVSSEEREYKAGLQLDLVPTSFDVDVNYTYYDRDDVKNEGGLGVGLNYHF